In the Primulina tabacum isolate GXHZ01 chromosome 7, ASM2559414v2, whole genome shotgun sequence genome, TTCAATTCATGGACGTTGTTTTAGGAGGATGACATGAATTAAATTTAACCTACTTGAGCTGCGCCTAATAGTGGAGAAGAGTCGGGgagagaaaaaaattaaattttacctacttgggttgcgcctagtagaggagaagagttggGGAGAGcacaaattaaattttacctacttaggctgcgcctagtagaggagaagagtcgagggaaaaaaattaaattttaccgaCTTCGgctgcctagtagaggagactaaaaaataattttacctaCTGAGGCTGAgtctagtagaggagaagatcTGAGGAgactgaaaattaaattttacctactaaGGTTGAGCCTAGTAAAGGAGAAGAGATGGggagaagaaaaattaaatcttacctaCTTGGGTTGCGCCTAGTAGAAGAGAAAAGTTGGGGAgaggaaaaattaaattttacctacttgagctgcgcctagtagaggagaagagttgaGGATAGAAAAAATTAATGGTAGATGAGATTGGAAGatggaaaattaaattttacataCTTAGGTTGCGCTTGGTAGAATAGAAGAGTTGAGGGGaagtaaaattaaattttacataCTTCGGCTGTGCTTGGTAGAATAGAAGAGTTGAGGAgactgaaaattaaattttacctattGAGGCTGAGCCTAATAGAGGAGAAGAGGTGAGgagattgaaaattttattttcctgttaaTGCATCGCCTAGTAGATGAGTCAGAGGGTGAAGAGGTGAAACTTTTATTTTCCTGTCAAAGCATCGCCTTGAGTTAGTGTGAGGAAGTAaacattttgttttttgttaagACATCGCCAAGTACAtgagtcagagggtgaggaggtgaaacttttattttcctgctaagacatcgcctagaaGAGAAGTCATATGTGAGGATGTGAAACTTTTATTATATGGGCTGCGTCTAGTAGATGAGAAGTGGTGAGagattgaaaattatattttacctACTTAGCATATGTCGCTTTCGCCTCGTCAATAGTCGTCTGGAGCTGGTCGCGAAGAGCCTTACCCTCGCGTAAATCGTAGCAGGCGTTAGACCTGATAATGTCGGCGAGCTCAACCAACTCCCTTAGATACATGATGCCCTAAATAAAGAAGACGAAAATGAGAGAACGAGAAGAAAATCAATCATATTGAACTTTGAGTTAATTTTTAAAGGGAGAAATATACCCCAGTGGGCAAGATCAAATCATCCCAGTGAACTCAAGAAAGCTGCATTTGCATGGGAAAGAAGCTGATATAATAGCTTTTGAGCTATGTGAATGGGAACTCGTCCAACAATAACTGATTCCGGGGTATACAAAGGATATAACCTCGGCCCAGAAGAATGTTCATCATCTGATCCGGACACCTCTTGAGAAGAAGCCGATGTGATTGGAGATCTCATAAATTTTCGCTTACCCTTCTGTTGGACTCATAGGCAGGATCAGTGGATGTCTTCTTTTTGCCAGACTGCGGAGGGGACTCGGCCTGAGGAGGTGGGGAGGAGGCTCGCTTTTGGGTGGAGGAGGATGAGCCTGCCTTTTTCTTCGCGGCGTCAGGTGAGCTAGTAGGTTTCTTCGCAGCCAGCCTTCCCATTCTTCGCAAGCTCTCGGAGAAATATGGCATTCGTGACTCTAGCACCTGCGATTAAAAACAATGAATCAGATGAGGATGTTATCAAAGATCATAATAAGTAGTGTTGGGAAAAAGTATACCAATCTTTGAGGGCTCGATAGGGCCGGTCTTCGGGGTATTAATGATGATTTTGTGGGAAGAGAGAATGTGTCACGAAGCCCTAAGTTTTGATTCGCTAGTAGGAGGGATGTGGGACGATAGGTGGCCATACCATAGATTATCGGCGTTGGATATGTTCATCTGTTGGCTcacatgacaaatttccttaccAGGACGACTATGGGTGACGACTTCCTCCTAATGGAAATCGAGGGTAAattcaggatcctctaatgaaGTCCTACTCTCGTCAGACTATCTAGACTTCTCGGAATCACTCGAGGAATTAAACTCGGAATCAGATGAAGACATGTGTGCTAAGGATAATTAAACAAATAAGGGAGAAAACTTACCCGAAAAAAGTGTGGGAAAATAATCGAGGAATAAAACCAAGGGAACGAGCAGGTGGTGGGAGGAGCGATTGGACGTTCGAGGCTGTTGATTCAGGGTGAGCATGCGAGGCGTGCAGGCAAGCGCTCGAGGTGGCAGGGTATAGTGTGTGGCGAGCGCGTGGGGCGTGTGGGCGCTGGGCGAGGGCAAGTGGCGCGCGGGCAGGGAGATGCAAGGATGGGCGAGGAGCTCAAGGCACGGCGAGCGCTCAAAGGGAGAAGGGCTGTCACGAGGTTGTAGGCGAAGATGAGAGGCGAGGCGGAGGAGGCATGGGCGAGGACGTGGAGAGGGCGAGGATGTGCGGTGATGGGCGAGATTCAGCAGTGATGTGCTAGGATCTCTAGCAAGGGTCGGTGGCAAGGCTGTGCGCTGCGCAGGCTGGCAAGGGGCAGATAAGAGGGAGATGATGGGCGAGGGTCAGCTATGAGGCGGTGCGTTGCGTAGCATGGCGAGAAAAGGGCGTGCTTGGGCAGGGAGGTGCTATCGTGGGCGAGGACGAGGTGGTGGCTGAGGCGGGGCGAGGGCTAGCGCTTGCGCCCGAGGATGGGGCGACGCGGGCATGGGCTAACAGGCGATGGTGAAGACTCGAGTATAAACGTGAGCGGGAGCGTGGGTGAGGTGCTGAGGGGAGGAAGGAAATATTGTGGGTTGAGAGAAATTAAGTGGGAAGCATAGAATGAATTGCAGAAACAGGCACCTATTTATAGGAGATCCTCACACAGATCTGACCTTCAAGATGGGAATGTTGtttcatttgtttccaaatttctgGAGATTAATGAGCAGCATGGGAAGAATGCACAACTCACATATTGTAAACCAAGAACAACACAAAtaatcgaacttcgaacctGCGATTTAGTTCGATTTGGGAGGGGGAGATTGGTGATACCCCATGATTGGGCCCTTCAAAATTAGGCACAAACCAGATTTTGGACCCCTGGCCCAAATCAGCCAAGGTGAAAGGCCCATGTCAGGCCCATGTATCTATCCTCCTATAAATAACAGGTATGAGCGTCCAATTTAGACATTCACTATATTgatttcagcagcacccttagctgctctttCACTCTATTCGCAgtatctgacttgagcgtcggaggggctacgccgggaCACTCTCCCGGCCCTCTTCCAACGGTTTCCTTCGTGAGTTCAGGTTTAGAGCAAATTCGAGGCCTGCATTCGGGACTAGTATCACTTGCTGGAACCGAACCCTAAATTTTCAGTGAATATCAATTATATTCTAGCTATTCTTATACGAGGCTTTCAATTTTTAGCACTAGGTCGGATGATGTTTTGGCATTAATCTTATAATctccaaaaaaatatatataattatcatgAAAAACTGTCCCAATGAAAAAAGTCTCTAACAAGTCTTAGATGTTTGACTCACGTCCCGATCACTCGTAAATATAATTTCTGCATCGAGATGGGAATGACAACTTTTGATTCCAGcctaaaatttcatatttttcggGGGAGTTGGTTGTTGTTGAAATTGACATTTAATTCACGTGATTTAACATTAATTTTAACTCAAAAAACTGAGGGTACTAAATTGAGACATTCAAAACATTTAGATACATGAGTCAAACCACTTAATTGAGACTTAACTTTATGAATATCAAATTATTTGGAACTTCCAGCTGGGCTAAGCAGCAAAATCATTCTTGAATATGTTGCTAAAACAATTTTAAATGAAGCATAAATGAAATATTTGGGAAAAATGAAGAAGATTCAAAATCAAGTTGGTTTTGCTCAGGAAATCTTGTTCTAATTGATTTGAAATTGTCAATATATTTAGCCAAAATCTGCTCATCTTTTATCTGAATTTTGAAGAATATTAGGAGTATTCCAAATTTGGAAAATAATCTTCTATTTCAAAATGTGGATATTTTGAGACTGAATATTTTTTGGGAAAACAAATTAAAGGTGGATAAACACAATCATTCATTAGAATTTTGCCCAAAACACGCGTAACTCGCGAAGTCGTGTTTATTTCTGCAGCGACCTATCGAGCTGCAATGTGACATGCATCCTAAAACCTCACCAAAGTCATCAGTCCCAGATCTCCTCCGTTCGCTACTTGCTCGTGACTGAAATTATTTCTGCGGCCGACCCAAAAATGAAGCGATTTCGATTTGATCTGTCGTTGTTCATACTTCTTGGATTCTGCCTTCTTTTCTCACCTGCCGTCTCCAGCCTTGTCATCTCCCAGCTCGATCGCAAGGTAAAAATCTGATTCTAAAGATTTGTTTTTGGGATTTTTGTCGGGTTTTTAGATTGGGATACATTTGTGTTCATTTGCGTTGCTTGTTATCCTTTTCTCTTTAATTATATTTTCCGTGTTGAATCGTGTGTATTTATGTGAAAGTTTTCCTGTTGAAGCCCATATATGAACAAGCCTCAGAATATGATCATTTTGTCTGTGGCCTGGATGGTGAATCAACTTTGTGGTTTTTGTTTAAAACTGAAAATTCtatgttcattttttttttctgaggTCATTTAGATTTTTAGCGTTATGATATACTGTAACGTGGTTTTCGAATTTTGTCCATGCTGTATGGCTAACTTTGAGTGATCTTCTGGTGCAGATTGATTTATCATCACATATTGTAAGGAGCACTATATCGCTGAAGGTTGTTTTTTCACCTCAAGTTTCTGTATTGTGAGATAGGTTGTTGGTTTTAGTGATCAATTGAAGCTGCATTTAGCTCATTTAAGCACCTATCAATGTTTATTTTGTTGGCTTGCTGTTATATTGTCTGCAGGTAGAAAATAAGGGTGATGACTCAGTATCAGAGGTTTTATTACCTTTCACTGAAAAACAAGCAAAAAGCTTGGCATTTTTGACAGCGTCCATTGGTGAAGGGAAAGGAAAAGCAAAAGCCTCTTTTGATAGCGTTCCTCTTAAACCTGTAAATCCTGAGGGAATGAATCCAAAATTGACTTGGTACTCTGTCTCATTACCCAAGGAACTGCTGAAGGGAGGAAGCTTAACTTTGGAGGTCAAAGCTGTATATACTCAAATACTGAGACCATTTCCTGAAAAAATAACACAGGCTGATGTTCAGCTTGTTTCCTTTGAGGAGAGTGCATGTTACCTCTCTCCTTATGCGGTTGATGTTCAGTTACTTACTGTTAAATTACCAGAACCAAAAGTTGAATCTTATACTAAGTTGGATATTTCCAAGTTTTCTGGTTCAGAAATAAAATATGGTCCTTATGAGAATATTGCTCCTTTCTCAAGCATACCAATAACCGTTCACTATGTCAACAACCACCCATTTTCTGTTGCTCGAGAGTTGGTACGTGAGATAGAGATTTCCCATTGGGGAAATGTACAAGTCACTGAAAGCTATAACCTTGTTCATGCTGGTGCTGAGATCACTGGGGAGTTTTCAAGGTAGAACTATCTCACTTTTCGGAACAATCCTGTTTCTTCTATTTTAATTGACACCAAGTTTTTATTCTATGGTTCCTTAAATTGCAGACTCGACTATCAGGCCAGGCCCCATGTAAGAGGTGCATCAGCGTTCCGAAATCTTGTTGCCAAGTTACCGCCAAGAGCCCATTCCATTTACTTTAGGGATGAGATAGGAAATATTTCCACATCTAATGTATGGAGTGATTCAACAAAGGTGCGTCTTGATTCTCTTGGTATAAGCTTTTGCATTTTATTTCCTTCTATGGTTAGTCGTTTTTTCAACGATTGCAGACACTATTGGAAATTGAACCTAGGTATCCGATGTTTGGTGGTTGGAGATCTTCTTTCACTGTTGGATATGGCTTGCCGCTTCAAGATTTCTTGTTTCTGTCTGAGGGAAAACGCGTCCTTGACATCTCCTTTGGTTGTCCGATGAATGAAGTGGTTATTGAAAATCTCACTGTAAAGGTAAAGTTTCTATGGGTACTCTCAATTTGTATTAAAACTTTTGGATATGGCTCAGTTACCTAGGCTTTGTATTGTCTTGGAAATGAAGAAGTCCAAATTTTTTCACCGATTAGAGTGTCATGTTGTTTATCATGTCTTCTGGTTGTCCTGATTTTGGTGCAAGTGCATATTCATTTGTTTGTGCTTGTCCAACTTTATTTGGATGAAGAGCGATGGTGGATTAGGTACTGTATCTCCATTTTGAGTTGTCAAAATGGGTGGTCGGGCCAGCCAGCCCCGCTCCGCCATGAAAAATAGGCAGGATGGGTTATGGTTTTAATGGCCCATCTGGGTGCGGGTTGTGGCGGGCCAGCCCCGctagcttttaaaaaaaataaattttctaattttccattatttttttgtgaattGTTGCATCAAGACACTTATTTTTAGAGATGTATTTTGGAATTTAAAACTAGCATTTGATGTGTTTTTAATGTCTTGCATTTTTTTTATAACTAAGTTTCTATTTATGTTATTCATATTGTTTGAATATGTgacttttttatttaaaatataatcagACATTGAAATCTTATATGATTTGTTTGTCATGACATCTAATACTTGTTATTGTGTAACATTGctaatatttttgttttaaagCTCAAATATTAGTGTtgctttcatattttttattgatttctggtGGGTTTGAGGCTTTTCTGCCCCGCCCCATTTGATGGCGGGCCGGTCCGTTTGACAGCTCTATTTCCATTTAACTGTTATCATATATCCATTCTTTAATTTCAGATTGTTTTGCCAGAGGGGTCAAATGATATTTCTGCATCTGTTCCGTTTCCAATCGAACAACAGTCTCAAGAGGTGACAGAACTGTGGTTATGTTCTTAACATATTGTCCTCTAAGTGGGTAGTTACGTCCCTAATGCTATTTATTATTTTGTGAGGTGGTGCAGACAAAGTTCTCCCATCTGGATATGGTTGGCAGACCAGTTGTTGTattagaaaagaaaaatgtcgTGCCTGAGCACAATCAACATTTTCAGGTATGTTGCAGTTATATGTCATTTTTCAATTTTGTtcgtaaaatgattttttttgggaaaatgattttttgatcCTTTATGTTTTGCCTCTTGCGATTTTGATCTTTTATGTTGTCTGATTTCAGTTTTAATCCGCTATCTTTGTTTTTTAGTTGTTATTTTAATCTTTTTCCCGAAGTGACACTGGTGTGACACCAATGTAGTGTTGATGTGACGTTGAGGTGTGTAGTGTCACATCAGCTCTCCagatgaaaaatgactaaaatcgCCAACAATTAGAAGATGTAggactaaaactgaaatttgaaaatcACAAAAAGACTGACATATATGACCAAAAAAGTAATTTTCCCTATTTTTTTACTGTTATTAATTTGCTTTAATTACAAGAAAACAAGGCACAACTAGAATTCTTGAAACTGTTGTTATGAAGAAAAGATATCAAATGGTAAAGAAATGTTATTTTCATCTTATGGATTGTACTCTTTGCGTATTACGGCAACACTTGGTTCGTAGGATGTGTTTATTGAATGATTAGTAATTTGGGTGATAACAAAATTATAAgtaaaaatatataacatattgggataaaatatattttgtttggtatgatttttgtgaaaatgataatatttatttaatgtgtTAATAACAAGACACCCACTTACACTACTTACTGACGATTTCTGTTGGGAATTCTAGCAAGTGTATTgggtcaagttataataaattagATGAAGTCCAAGTCGTTCACACATAGATTATTATCTAATTActatgatttaaattatttaatctaATCAAGATTAAATCAATGAAAtgattattatgattatttaaaCTAATTGAAAAGCACTGAATTATTCTAAAGTGAAATTGCAACTAAACTAATTGACGGTCGGATTGAGATTAGGtagattcaaattttaaataaatgaccGAGAAGACACAACGGTACCAAACTATCAATTATCGCCACATATTGGATTTAATCAAATAAGAATTATTCAAAGTCACGGTGAAATTCTTTTTggcaattattaatttatttgtagaattaataatcttatttttatttaacagtTCAATTATTTCTAACTGAAtctaattaaacaaaaacgcaTTCAACAATTATGTAATCTCTGCTTTTGCTTAATATCGCACATTGAAATCGAATATTATTTCTAGTCAGCTTAATCATGTGTTAATCGATATTTGTGAAGATATTTTAAATCTATTCACTTTCAATTCAAGGTCAAACAACACACATGAAGAAATAATTGGCTAGATTAAATGCAAGAAATTTAAGTGAATATCAATCAATTAcgtaaaataaatcaaaatataaatcaatcCAACACGCAACCGAATGCCCACTGCAGAAAACCATATTAATACAAATAAGAAACACAAACTTTCGTGTGCCTAAAAACCCTATAcaaggaaaataaaaatgaaaaaagaagaCCTCCTGGAAGAAAGACAAGAAATGAGTTCAACACACAACCGATAATTACTGAATGTTGCTCTCTAAATCTCAAAATCTCCATTTCCCCTTTGATATTGAGTCTCCATACTTCAATGGGAGATGATTCTTTCCATGTGAAGCTATCGGCAGGGTATGAAAGAGGGGATGAAGTGATTTGATTAGGTAAGGGAAATGAGCATTTTTGTAATTTCCATGTGTTATCACAGGTACTGTTCAATAATTGTTGCCCTATCAATGGAAATGGGGTGAGAAGGGATTTGTTTTCTGGCCACTAAGGTTTTATTATCACTAGTTGAAGGATTGATGGGCCAGGAAATAAACGAGACAAACGTAGGTTAAGGAGCTAATCCTAAGCCTATCGCCCGTACCAAACATATTCTAAGAGTTTTTATCGTTAATGAAATACACGTAGGCTGAGGGGGTACTTTTGCAATTCGTGATTATTAGATTAACCTTGTTAGCTATGGATAGTAAAAGAACAATTTATGAAATCTAGTGGCAAGAGCCCGCCAACAAAAGGAAGGCAATGATTATTCTATTGGTGATGCTCAACTCATTCCAGGCTTGTAAAATCAATTGTCCCTGTTGTTTTTTAGAAATCATTATCATGCTATTTCTCATTTTTCTTGCATCAGGTTGTTGCATATCCTAATTTATGCATCCTAATTTATGCTTAGAAGTTAATAATTGAAGATAACTTTCACAGATTGAATTATATTACGAACAGAGCATGAAGCACCAGAAATGGAAAAGAATTCTTCTCTGTTGTATATCACGGAAGTGGTCAATcatacatatatacacatgAGTTGCATACAGCTGTCAACAACTACCTAAACCAACTTAAACTAACTCAATGCACTTAAAGCTTAGCTAAG is a window encoding:
- the LOC142551390 gene encoding dolichyl-diphosphooligosaccharide--protein glycosyltransferase subunit 1A-like produces the protein MKRFRFDLSLFILLGFCLLFSPAVSSLVISQLDRKIDLSSHIVRSTISLKVENKGDDSVSEVLLPFTEKQAKSLAFLTASIGEGKGKAKASFDSVPLKPVNPEGMNPKLTWYSVSLPKELLKGGSLTLEVKAVYTQILRPFPEKITQADVQLVSFEESACYLSPYAVDVQLLTVKLPEPKVESYTKLDISKFSGSEIKYGPYENIAPFSSIPITVHYVNNHPFSVARELVREIEISHWGNVQVTESYNLVHAGAEITGEFSRLDYQARPHVRGASAFRNLVAKLPPRAHSIYFRDEIGNISTSNVWSDSTKTLLEIEPRYPMFGGWRSSFTVGYGLPLQDFLFLSEGKRVLDISFGCPMNEVVIENLTVKIVLPEGSNDISASVPFPIEQQSQETKFSHLDMVGRPVVVLEKKNVVPEHNQHFQVSYQFSNLSLLREPMMLVFGFFLFFVACIAYAHADLTISKSSSSYLSKLQWDEVQTAIQQFQNVMNRCLIIHDKLEASLRDLSRTGDVQTCKAARKAADSTLKELSKELKPLLSFLQSSSQATQILPKVDELVSKEKELQEKLMLKHSTVTDSYEKKSGGREIENRVASIQQKISVFRQEVDDLLEVMDI